In Stieleria varia, one genomic interval encodes:
- a CDS encoding RNA polymerase sigma factor gives MSNPFSETAHDDVSDTALVDQANDGDHAALEKLVLRHQAWVYNIALRMVFHPQDAEEVAQEVLVKVITKLSTFKGESKFRTWLYRIAANHVLNMKRRGAEAHEMSFIDYGAAINSIFDAELPDPMSVPVALPILVEEAKTSCTMGMLLCLDRKQRLIFTLGEILGATDTVSGEVMEITAVNFRQSLARARRDLHHFMNNQCGLVNTDNPCRCPKKTRGFIDGGHVDPHHLMFVTEHVDRVREVAGETIRDIEDVVERQHVDLYREHPFLRPADEIQWLQQLFQREDVRGMLRLD, from the coding sequence ATGTCAAATCCATTTAGCGAGACCGCACACGACGATGTCTCCGATACCGCTCTCGTCGATCAGGCCAATGATGGTGACCACGCCGCCCTGGAGAAGCTGGTCTTGCGACACCAGGCATGGGTTTACAACATCGCATTGCGGATGGTTTTCCACCCACAAGATGCGGAAGAAGTGGCCCAAGAGGTCCTCGTCAAAGTGATTACCAAGCTGAGTACGTTCAAGGGCGAAAGCAAGTTCCGCACTTGGTTGTACCGCATTGCCGCCAATCATGTCCTGAACATGAAACGCCGCGGCGCGGAGGCCCACGAAATGTCGTTCATCGACTATGGAGCAGCGATCAACAGCATTTTCGATGCCGAGTTGCCTGATCCCATGAGTGTTCCTGTGGCACTACCGATCCTCGTGGAAGAAGCCAAGACTAGCTGCACGATGGGAATGCTACTTTGCTTGGATCGCAAGCAGAGATTGATTTTCACGCTTGGTGAGATCCTCGGCGCTACCGATACCGTCAGTGGCGAGGTGATGGAGATAACAGCTGTCAACTTCCGTCAATCGCTGGCGCGTGCCCGCCGTGATCTGCATCATTTCATGAACAACCAGTGCGGTCTTGTCAACACGGACAATCCGTGCCGCTGCCCCAAGAAGACTCGCGGTTTCATCGACGGTGGGCATGTTGATCCCCACCATTTGATGTTTGTGACGGAACATGTCGACCGGGTGCGAGAGGTTGCCGGCGAAACGATCCGAGACATCGAAGACGTAGTCGAGCGACAACACGTTGACCTCTACCGTGAACACCCTTTCCTGCGGCCAGCGGACGAGATTCAATGGCTTCAGCAACTGTTTCAACGGGAAGACGTGCGAGGAATGCTTCGATTGGACTGA
- a CDS encoding SDR family NAD(P)-dependent oxidoreductase, with protein sequence MPKRKEKVAVVTGASKGIGAGIAKELAAAGTAVVVNYASDQSGAEAVVNEIIQAGGQAIAVAGDVSRSTDVDRLFSQATATYGRLDIVVNNAGVYRPGTIDSITEEDFHWQFNTNVLGPLMVVQKSLKHFDPNGGSVVNIGSGASSSHPAGYSIYSASKAALDAITGVLAKELAQRNIRVNSVNPGATLSEGTKAAGLYGVNSDIEKQLVAMTPLGRVGTPADIAKIVTFLTSDEAGWLTGEVIIASGGLR encoded by the coding sequence ATGCCAAAACGAAAAGAAAAAGTTGCCGTGGTTACGGGGGCATCAAAAGGAATCGGTGCCGGAATCGCAAAGGAACTCGCCGCGGCGGGTACGGCAGTCGTCGTGAATTACGCGTCCGATCAGTCCGGTGCAGAGGCAGTCGTCAACGAGATCATTCAGGCTGGTGGCCAAGCCATCGCAGTTGCCGGCGATGTGTCGCGTTCAACTGATGTGGATCGCCTGTTCTCGCAGGCCACGGCGACTTACGGACGATTGGACATCGTCGTGAACAACGCCGGCGTCTATCGGCCTGGGACAATCGATTCCATCACCGAGGAGGATTTCCACTGGCAGTTTAATACCAATGTTCTTGGTCCCTTAATGGTGGTCCAGAAATCTCTCAAACACTTTGACCCCAATGGCGGAAGCGTTGTCAACATCGGCTCCGGTGCATCGAGCTCGCATCCGGCTGGATACTCAATTTACTCTGCCAGCAAAGCGGCCCTGGATGCGATCACCGGCGTGTTGGCTAAAGAACTGGCGCAGCGAAACATCCGGGTAAATTCTGTCAACCCCGGCGCAACTCTCAGTGAGGGCACGAAGGCGGCAGGCCTATACGGAGTCAATAGTGATATCGAAAAGCAACTCGTTGCCATGACGCCTCTGGGTCGCGTGGGCACACCTGCCGACATCGCCAAGATTGTAACCTTTCTTACCTCCGACGAGGCTGGCTGGTTGACCGGCGAAGTCATCATTGCTTCTGGCGGATTACGTTGA
- a CDS encoding TIGR03067 domain-containing protein — protein MKSTLSTLVVLAFGVGAMADDSMPKDAKSIAIAQSVETLAGTWDIVAVQPAGSTKEAKQLVFRKDHSYTALDASSNELWSGTYDLDPTKTPKVFDHRSYESLKTGGDALGVYELDGDKLRFCCVVGTWQEKQWTGKPRPTEFKLPAADVVLELRRAQTGK, from the coding sequence ATGAAGTCAACTCTATCTACACTTGTCGTGTTAGCCTTTGGCGTCGGAGCCATGGCTGATGATTCCATGCCCAAAGATGCGAAGTCGATAGCCATTGCACAATCAGTTGAAACACTGGCTGGAACGTGGGATATCGTCGCTGTGCAGCCAGCGGGCAGTACGAAAGAAGCTAAACAACTAGTCTTTCGCAAAGACCATTCATACACGGCGCTCGATGCTTCGAGCAATGAGCTTTGGTCAGGAACCTACGACCTCGATCCAACGAAGACGCCGAAAGTCTTCGATCATCGCTCGTACGAATCGCTAAAGACCGGTGGCGATGCTTTGGGTGTCTACGAACTCGACGGCGACAAACTGAGGTTCTGCTGTGTCGTCGGGACCTGGCAGGAGAAGCAGTGGACGGGAAAGCCCCGCCCAACCGAGTTCAAACTTCCAGCAGCGGATGTCGTACTCGAGCTTCGACGGGCACAGACCGGTAAATAG
- a CDS encoding Ig-like domain-containing protein produces the protein MRKRRSNQRVAQRQSVFELLEDRRLLAADPFGTNQLQSLDVNRDGRVSALDALLIINAIGRSDVDRFAIPEENIGEFLDVNRDGRGSALDALNIVNALGRREPLMVATLAKDSAPDSRTDLAFDLRTNEYALNLSVSVGQLEEHHVELRVGESGSFLDITNEFLDNKASLSAADIDAVFGSALPDGDHPITVRIVDGDSVQFVLTVDRSAPVPQPVGGPLLRVAPDALEVSFGEPIAATDMANGTFTLTQTGGSAIDFTSTETLTDGFRFGLVEKLQDASFQLTYSGGATDLVGNIATPSTQSFSVADPVGIASISPRNGERQVNVKRETIIEFDEPVDPTSVTTDAIQVIAAGEEIPGNIRVNRTGMRATYFYDSPLPPSTAVSVVINGQMIRGIDGLELDADADNEPGGDSDTSFRTLPLTLIPGTELFGYVKDSQTQQPLSGVVISLDAYSSISATTDENGYFELGVDDADGDGVSDGLPAPDFFAFIDGSSAVAPDGSSYAYLGKPFASVPGQRTQLNMAGVPFDIFLPPIPSDAMVPVVPGQETLVSFGNDSIDDLVQMMPNVDPQLFQQMQVIIPPDAAINDAGQQATQAFVIPVDPDYLPAPLPPSFEPALVVSIQAPGTTNFDVPVPVQFPNLEGLAPGEKALLFSFNHDAGRFEINGTMTVSEDGLSVVSDPGVGIEAPGWHGWRSGSRLSGFLRRLSDFAQKVNGFLGAIQSLYEIFIRWDPLGSLSALSFLNNISLRASDGHFSRDDAIETLFDIGEIGSGVIAATTCRVPVGPSGLACLGSLATSTALKVRNVVEGARGVADGTINAMEGNPPEYSPTRQEAIRRKAEQLKTRSNQLQSALPAIESIERQHSAAVEAIIGPEIRQRFPNNTSPLDFEFDANGRSRVRNVDTGQYLLDSVTGDPITIDVRQLPTTRSDTQFYSDLISRFSPYDFRQASSALELRGGYEQIEREINSIENRVSDLMRDLRDLSEPIEDVKVRISGPDFDQVLNTGTLDDVVVPPNTPLVITATDRTGTQFARFDFFSGSNGSRTPLPSDILLATSTDTDSDGDGLPDEVETVIGTHPDNRDTDTDGVSDAAEWTQGLDPLGGLLFPSGPIANLSAQGEAEEVVVESVAGVASQAAFVATGSHGLAVADVSQFDNPILLGEIDLPGNSIDLALDRRQQIVAVAAQSGGLHLVDVSQLDQPELINTVGVRSDQVAIDDGIVYTIGDQRLGQYALTDGSQLSRLNLQTKLDDIAVFDGTIFVLSSSDLIAFSANPDGLIEIGRIAVAGSVSPLEIGRRLHVDDGIAYVGAFDGYRTVDISDPSSLSILGSPGSTQEAVHDIATNGSGLVLPVTSFSGANTLALARYDGRDPADVTAFQTRFETPGDSRATAIASGIAYVADGDAGLTVVNYLAFDSDGNAPVVTANLQNNDVDAGTAGIQLQEGTYVDFDIQVVDDVQVQQVELLFDGEVVARSVAVPFDLQAQAGVLADGETDRLINLQVRAVDTGGNETLTSPLEFQLIADTDAPSVTFVTPPDSSVRLEGYTTLVIGFSEPVQIDALPADAIRLVAASDSRTISPQRYYNRLNGREVLAIFEPLEIDDYELVVDRVFQDLSGNELISPVTSGFSIIPNTDPGESFVDAFDLGELVGSDSIHQTIGINDENGDPDPVDVYRFTSTSFQDLELSLNGRTDAARIYLAQDRNADGLFDLTDIEMSRSSNAAEDISLSTSVFPGEYFIWIDTPSSQDATAYTLNYRVSELEVPPVVIQSGETIVGEISELGEVDFLEFDAVAGATLFLNYDDNSSLLRGGVFVFAPDGSLLTSLEDTDSVSFTNLPLSISGTYTILVRDLGGNATGGYGLTAVVIDGNVDANNTPLISGQTREDSLSLGDIDTFTIDALAGTKLFLNYDDNNSLLRSGVFVFAPDGSLLTSLEDTDSVSFTNLPLSVSGTYTILVRDLGGDAVGDYRLTAVVIDNVIDDDNVALTSGQTVLESLSLGDIDTFTIDALAGNTLFLNYDDNNSLLRSGVFVFAPDGSLLTSLEDTDSVSFTNLPLSVSGTYTILVRDLGGDAVGDYGLTAVVIDNVIDDDNVALISGQTVLESLSLGDIDTFTIDATAGTTLFLNYDDNNSLLRSGVFVFAPDGSLLTSLEDTDSVSFTNLPLSVSGTYTILVRDLGGDAVGDYGLTAVVIDNVIDDDNVALTSGQTVLESLSLGDIDTFTIDAMAGTTLFLNYDDNNSLLRSGVFVFAPDGSLLTSLEDTDSVSFTNLPLSISGTYTILVRDFDGNEAGDYGLTAVVIDNVFDDDNVVLTSGQSITDSLSLGDIDTFTINATAGSKLTLSYAEISSGLDAGVFLYAPDGSLLQSEDGQSTIAFADLMLLADGLYTLVVRDLNGDASGDYMLQVDLA, from the coding sequence ATGAGAAAACGACGTTCGAACCAACGCGTTGCACAACGGCAGAGTGTATTTGAACTACTTGAAGACCGGCGATTATTGGCAGCAGATCCATTTGGAACCAATCAACTCCAAAGCTTGGATGTCAATCGAGATGGCCGAGTTTCTGCGCTCGACGCACTCCTGATCATCAACGCGATTGGCCGTTCCGATGTGGACCGATTTGCGATTCCCGAAGAGAACATAGGCGAGTTCTTGGATGTGAATCGTGACGGACGCGGCAGCGCGTTGGACGCATTGAATATCGTCAACGCTCTGGGGCGAAGAGAGCCGTTGATGGTCGCGACGCTGGCCAAAGATTCTGCACCCGATTCCAGAACAGACTTGGCGTTCGATCTGCGGACCAATGAGTACGCCTTGAACTTGAGCGTGAGCGTGGGGCAACTGGAAGAGCACCATGTTGAGTTACGTGTTGGTGAAAGCGGATCGTTCCTCGACATCACGAATGAATTCTTGGACAACAAGGCAAGTCTCTCTGCCGCAGACATCGATGCGGTATTTGGATCAGCCCTGCCGGATGGCGATCATCCAATCACGGTCCGGATCGTCGATGGTGATTCCGTACAGTTTGTCCTAACGGTCGACCGCAGTGCACCCGTTCCACAACCCGTTGGCGGTCCTCTTTTGCGTGTCGCACCCGATGCGTTGGAGGTCAGTTTTGGCGAGCCGATTGCCGCAACCGATATGGCAAACGGAACGTTCACGTTGACGCAAACCGGCGGCTCGGCCATCGACTTCACGTCGACTGAAACTCTCACCGATGGCTTCAGGTTCGGGTTGGTCGAAAAGCTGCAGGACGCGAGTTTCCAGCTCACGTATTCCGGAGGCGCAACGGATTTGGTCGGAAACATCGCGACGCCGTCGACGCAATCGTTTTCCGTTGCGGACCCCGTGGGGATCGCATCGATATCTCCACGCAACGGAGAGCGACAGGTCAATGTGAAGCGGGAAACGATCATTGAATTTGACGAACCGGTGGACCCAACATCGGTAACGACCGATGCGATCCAGGTCATTGCAGCCGGTGAGGAGATTCCGGGAAATATCCGAGTGAATCGCACCGGGATGAGGGCGACCTATTTCTACGACTCACCGCTACCACCCTCCACCGCTGTCAGCGTTGTGATCAACGGTCAGATGATTCGAGGAATCGATGGATTGGAACTGGATGCCGACGCGGACAATGAACCCGGCGGGGATTCCGATACCAGTTTTCGGACCCTACCGTTAACCCTGATCCCGGGAACCGAGCTTTTCGGCTATGTGAAGGATTCACAGACGCAACAACCGTTGTCGGGAGTGGTGATTTCGTTGGATGCGTACTCCTCGATTTCTGCGACGACTGATGAGAACGGATACTTCGAGCTGGGAGTCGACGACGCAGACGGGGACGGAGTGTCCGACGGTTTACCGGCGCCCGACTTCTTTGCCTTCATCGACGGTTCGTCCGCGGTGGCTCCGGATGGCAGTTCCTACGCCTATTTGGGAAAGCCTTTTGCGAGTGTGCCGGGACAACGTACGCAACTCAATATGGCGGGAGTGCCGTTCGATATTTTCCTGCCTCCGATTCCCAGTGACGCAATGGTCCCGGTCGTTCCCGGCCAAGAAACGTTGGTGAGTTTTGGCAACGATTCGATAGACGATCTTGTTCAAATGATGCCCAACGTGGACCCGCAGTTGTTCCAGCAGATGCAGGTTATCATTCCTCCAGACGCCGCAATCAATGATGCTGGACAACAGGCAACACAAGCGTTTGTGATTCCGGTGGACCCGGACTATTTGCCGGCACCGTTGCCGCCAAGTTTCGAACCGGCGTTGGTCGTCAGCATCCAAGCTCCCGGCACAACCAACTTTGACGTCCCAGTTCCCGTGCAGTTTCCGAATCTGGAAGGCTTGGCACCGGGCGAAAAGGCCTTGCTGTTCAGTTTCAATCACGATGCCGGGCGATTCGAAATCAACGGCACAATGACCGTCAGTGAGGACGGATTGAGCGTGGTCAGTGATCCGGGCGTTGGAATCGAAGCGCCAGGGTGGCACGGCTGGCGGTCGGGAAGCCGGCTCAGCGGCTTCTTGCGTCGACTTTCTGATTTCGCACAAAAGGTCAATGGGTTTCTCGGGGCCATCCAATCGCTATACGAGATCTTTATCAGGTGGGATCCGCTGGGGAGCCTTTCGGCACTCAGTTTTCTCAACAACATATCACTGCGAGCCTCAGACGGTCATTTCAGTCGTGACGATGCGATCGAGACCCTATTCGACATCGGTGAGATTGGCTCCGGCGTGATTGCCGCCACGACCTGCCGCGTTCCGGTCGGACCATCGGGGCTCGCCTGTTTAGGATCGTTGGCGACTTCGACGGCGCTAAAAGTTCGCAATGTGGTCGAAGGTGCTCGCGGAGTGGCCGACGGAACCATCAATGCGATGGAAGGAAATCCTCCGGAATACAGTCCGACGCGGCAAGAAGCGATTCGTCGAAAAGCGGAACAGCTAAAAACCCGCAGCAATCAATTGCAATCGGCCCTACCAGCGATTGAATCGATCGAGCGGCAGCATTCGGCCGCGGTGGAAGCGATCATTGGACCGGAAATTCGGCAGCGGTTCCCGAACAACACGTCACCGCTGGATTTCGAATTTGATGCCAATGGACGGTCCCGTGTGAGGAATGTGGATACGGGGCAGTATCTATTGGATTCCGTCACCGGGGATCCGATCACGATTGACGTCAGACAGTTGCCCACGACTCGATCCGACACCCAGTTCTATTCCGATTTGATTTCTCGATTCTCACCCTATGACTTTCGCCAAGCATCCAGTGCACTTGAATTGCGAGGAGGCTACGAGCAGATCGAACGCGAGATCAACTCGATCGAAAACCGCGTCTCGGACTTGATGCGAGACCTTCGTGACCTTTCCGAACCGATCGAGGATGTGAAGGTTCGAATTTCCGGCCCCGATTTTGATCAGGTGCTCAACACCGGCACGCTGGACGACGTGGTGGTTCCCCCAAACACGCCGCTGGTCATTACGGCGACCGACCGTACGGGAACCCAGTTTGCTAGGTTTGATTTCTTCAGTGGGTCAAATGGTTCCAGGACTCCATTACCAAGCGACATCCTGCTCGCGACGTCCACAGACACGGATTCTGATGGAGACGGTCTGCCCGACGAAGTGGAGACGGTGATCGGGACACACCCCGACAATCGGGACACCGATACCGATGGGGTGAGTGATGCAGCGGAATGGACCCAGGGTCTCGATCCACTGGGAGGCTTATTGTTTCCATCCGGCCCCATCGCCAACCTGAGTGCGCAGGGTGAAGCGGAGGAGGTGGTTGTCGAATCGGTCGCAGGAGTCGCCAGTCAAGCGGCATTTGTCGCGACGGGCAGTCATGGATTAGCGGTCGCTGATGTTTCGCAGTTCGACAATCCCATCCTGCTGGGCGAGATCGACCTGCCAGGAAATTCCATTGATCTGGCTCTTGATCGCCGTCAACAGATTGTTGCCGTCGCGGCACAATCAGGGGGACTTCACCTGGTCGACGTATCACAACTTGATCAGCCCGAATTGATCAACACCGTTGGGGTGCGTTCCGATCAAGTGGCGATCGACGACGGCATCGTTTATACGATCGGCGATCAACGACTGGGCCAATACGCCCTCACGGATGGATCGCAATTGTCTCGCCTGAACTTACAAACAAAGCTTGATGACATCGCTGTCTTTGATGGCACCATTTTTGTGCTGTCGTCTTCCGACTTGATTGCCTTTTCTGCCAACCCGGATGGTTTGATCGAAATAGGGCGGATCGCTGTGGCAGGGTCAGTATCGCCCTTGGAGATCGGTCGCCGATTGCATGTGGATGACGGGATCGCCTACGTCGGTGCTTTCGATGGTTACCGCACCGTGGATATAAGTGATCCATCCAGCCTATCAATCCTTGGCAGTCCAGGCAGCACACAGGAAGCGGTTCACGACATCGCAACCAATGGATCGGGTCTCGTCTTGCCGGTGACGAGTTTCTCCGGCGCGAACACCTTGGCATTGGCGCGTTACGACGGACGGGACCCAGCGGATGTGACTGCGTTTCAGACGCGATTCGAAACGCCAGGCGACTCTCGCGCCACCGCAATCGCCAGCGGGATTGCATACGTCGCCGATGGCGATGCGGGTTTGACGGTGGTCAATTACTTGGCATTCGATTCTGATGGGAACGCTCCGGTCGTCACGGCGAACCTGCAGAACAATGACGTTGATGCGGGGACCGCAGGAATCCAGTTGCAAGAAGGAACATACGTTGATTTTGATATTCAGGTCGTCGATGACGTTCAAGTTCAACAAGTGGAATTGCTATTCGACGGAGAGGTTGTTGCTCGATCCGTCGCCGTCCCGTTTGATTTGCAAGCGCAAGCAGGGGTATTGGCCGATGGAGAAACAGATCGTTTGATCAACCTACAAGTTCGCGCGGTTGACACCGGCGGGAATGAAACCCTCACGAGCCCACTCGAGTTTCAACTGATCGCCGACACGGACGCTCCCTCAGTCACCTTCGTCACGCCTCCGGATTCTTCGGTCCGCCTGGAAGGATACACGACTTTGGTGATCGGTTTCTCCGAGCCCGTGCAGATTGACGCGTTGCCTGCTGACGCGATTCGATTGGTGGCCGCATCGGACTCCAGGACCATTTCACCACAGAGATACTACAATCGCTTGAATGGACGTGAGGTGCTTGCGATCTTTGAGCCACTGGAGATCGACGATTATGAATTGGTGGTCGATCGTGTCTTCCAGGACTTAAGTGGAAACGAACTCATCAGCCCAGTGACTTCAGGATTCTCAATCATTCCCAACACCGATCCTGGAGAATCATTCGTTGACGCATTTGATCTCGGGGAATTGGTCGGCTCTGACTCCATCCATCAAACGATTGGTATCAATGACGAGAACGGTGACCCCGATCCGGTCGACGTGTACCGCTTTACCAGTACGAGTTTTCAAGACTTGGAACTGAGCCTCAACGGTCGAACGGATGCTGCCCGAATCTACCTTGCTCAAGACCGGAACGCCGACGGTTTGTTCGACTTGACCGACATCGAGATGTCGAGGTCGTCAAACGCCGCTGAGGATATCTCTCTATCAACAAGCGTATTCCCCGGGGAATACTTCATTTGGATTGACACACCGTCCAGCCAAGATGCAACTGCATACACGCTCAATTACCGAGTGAGTGAACTGGAGGTCCCGCCCGTGGTGATCCAGAGTGGGGAAACCATTGTGGGTGAGATCTCAGAGTTAGGAGAGGTCGATTTCCTGGAATTCGACGCAGTGGCCGGGGCCACGCTGTTCCTGAACTACGACGACAACAGCTCTCTACTACGAGGCGGTGTGTTTGTTTTCGCACCCGATGGTTCATTGTTGACCAGCCTTGAGGACACTGATTCGGTCAGCTTTACCAATCTGCCTCTGTCGATCAGCGGAACCTACACGATCTTGGTAAGAGACCTTGGCGGTAATGCAACAGGCGGTTACGGATTGACCGCCGTCGTCATTGATGGCAACGTCGATGCCAACAACACTCCATTGATCAGTGGGCAAACACGCGAAGACTCGCTCTCGCTCGGTGATATCGACACCTTCACAATCGACGCTTTGGCCGGCACCAAGCTGTTTTTGAACTACGACGACAATAATTCTTTACTACGAAGCGGTGTGTTCGTTTTCGCGCCCGATGGTTCGTTGTTGACCAGTCTCGAGGACACCGATTCGGTCAGCTTCACCAATCTGCCTCTATCAGTCAGCGGGACCTATACGATCTTGGTAAGAGATCTTGGCGGTGATGCAGTCGGAGACTACAGATTGACCGCCGTGGTCATTGACAACGTCATCGACGACGACAATGTTGCGTTGACCAGCGGACAAACGGTGTTGGAATCACTTTCCCTCGGTGATATTGACACCTTCACAATCGACGCTTTGGCCGGCAACACGCTCTTTTTGAACTACGACGACAACAATTCTCTACTACGTAGCGGTGTGTTCGTTTTCGCGCCCGATGGTTCGTTGTTGACCAGTCTCGAGGACACCGATTCGGTCAGCTTCACCAATCTGCCTCTATCAGTCAGCGGGACCTATACCATCTTGGTAAGAGATCTTGGCGGTGATGCAGTCGGAGACTACGGATTGACCGCCGTCGTCATTGACAACGTCATCGACGACGACAATGTTGCGTTGATCAGCGGACAAACGGTGTTGGAATCACTTTCCCTTGGTGATATTGACACCTTCACAATCGACGCTACGGCCGGCACCACGCTGTTTTTGAACTACGACGACAACAATTCTCTACTACGAAGCGGCGTGTTCGTTTTTGCGCCCGATGGTTCGTTGTTGACCAGTCTCGAGGACACCGATTCGGTCAGCTTCACCAATCTGCCTCTATCAGTCAGCGGGACCTATACCATCTTGGTAAGAGATCTTGGCGGTGATGCAGTCGGAGACTACGGATTGACCGCCGTCGTCATTGACAACGTCATCGACGACGACAATGTTGCGTTGACCAGCGGACAAACGGTGTTGGAATCACTTTCCCTCGGTGATATTGACACCTTCACAATCGACGCTATGGCCGGCACCACGCTGTTTTTGAACTACGACGACAACAATTCTCTACTACGAAGCGGCGTGTTCGTTTTCGCGCCCGATGGCTCGCTGCTGACCAGTCTCGAAGACACCGATTCTGTCAGCTTCACCAATCTGCCTCTATCGATCAGCGGGACCTACACGATTTTGGTGAGGGACTTTGATGGAAATGAGGCGGGCGACTACGGATTGACCGCCGTCGTCATTGACAACGTCTTCGACGACGACAATGTCGTTTTGACCAGCGGACAGTCGATAACAGACTCGCTTTCTCTGGGTGATATCGACACGTTCACGATCAACGCTACGGCTGGCTCCAAGTTGACGTTGAGCTATGCAGAAATCAGTTCTGGACTGGATGCCGGCGTCTTTCTGTATGCCCCGGATGGCTCGCTGTTGCAAAGCGAGGACGGCCAATCGACGATCGCGTTCGCGGACCTGATGCTTTTGGCAGACGGATTATACACACTTGTCGTACGCGACCTGAATGGAGACGCGAGCGGTGACTACATGCTGCAAGTCGACCTGGCGTGA